In the Pithys albifrons albifrons isolate INPA30051 chromosome 31, PitAlb_v1, whole genome shotgun sequence genome, one interval contains:
- the LOC139684020 gene encoding zinc finger protein 551-like: protein MDFSFPNLGWVEKEAVRKRKMPQDPQAGPELSTQSTEDKSHHQNLVAGAVLIGSMAQEVSGEEKSQRSYRKRSSKCSPDGSEKETTSLSQESCLSFVQHSDLVVHVQFHPEEKPYRCLECGRSFSQISSLFSHQQVHTGERPYKCLECGKSFSKSSHLIRHQLIHSGERPYTCGECGKSFSKSSHLICHQLIHSGERPYICEECGKSFRRSSNLTSHQVIHTGERPHTCSECGKTFQRSSDLLMHQRIHTGERRYRCTACGKSFICSSHLVSHRRIHTGERPYKCGMCGKSFRVSSGLISHQMMHTGERPYKCSECGKSFGTRGFLVRHQQTHTGERPFCCTDCGKSFYRRSHLDSHQSIHTGERPYKCEDCGKSFKRSSHLVAHQHIHTGEKPYTCGECGKSFSQSWILTQHQRTHR, encoded by the exons ATG gatttttccttcccaaacctcGGCTGGGTGGAGAAGGAagctgtgaggaagaggaagatgccccaggacccccaggcag gccctgagctgagcacacagagcacagaggacaAATCCCACCATCAGAACCTCGTGGCAGGGGCCGTTTTGATTGGCTCGATGGCACAGGAAGTCAGCGGGGAGGAAAAGTCACAGAGATCCTACAGGAAGAGGAGCTCGAAATGCAGCCCAGATGGCTCTGAGAAGGAAACAACCAGCCTGTCTCAGGAAAGCTGCCTGAGCTTTGTCCAGCACTCTGACCTGGTGGTTCATGTTCAGTTTCACCCTGAGGAGAAGCCCTACaggtgcttggaatgtgggaggTCCTTTAGCCAGATCTCCAGTCTCTTTTCCCACCAACAGGTACACACAGGTGAGAGgccctacaagtgcttggaatgtgggaaaagcttcagcAAGAGCTCCCACCTCATCCGCCACCAGCTCATCCACTCTGGGGAACGACCCTACAcatgtggggaatgtgggaagagcttcagcaaGAGCTCCCACCTCATCTGCCACCAGCTCATCCACTCTGGGGAACGACCCTACATATGtgaggaatgtgggaagagcttcagacGGAGCTCCAACCTGACCAGCCACCAGGttatccacactggggagaggccccaCACgtgttctgagtgtgggaagacGTTTCAGAGAAGCTCAGATCTCCTCATGCATCAGCGGAtacacacgggggagaggcgTTACCGCTGCACCgcctgtgggaagagcttcatctgcagctcccacctcGTCTCGCACCggcgcatccacactggggagaggccttacaAGTGTGGGATGTGTGGGAAGAGTTTCAGAGTCAGCTCCGGCCTCATCTCCCACCAGATGATGCACACAGGGGAACGTCCCTACAAGTGTTcagagtgtgggaagagctttggtACCAGGGGGTTTCTCGTGAGGCATCAGCAGACgcacacgggggagaggcccttctgctgcaccgactgcgggaagagcttctACCGCAGGTCCCACCTCGACAGCCACCAgagcatccacactggggagaggccatACAAGTGTGAGGACTGTGGGAAGAGTTTCAAGCGCAGCTCCCACCTCGTTgcccaccagcacatccacactggagaGAAGCCTTACAcatgtggggagtgtgggaagagcttcagccagagctggaTCTTGACCcaacaccaacggacccaccgTTAA